A genomic window from Terriglobia bacterium includes:
- a CDS encoding putative DNA binding domain-containing protein has translation MLKAELLEIIASGESSGVEFKRDDVRPEQIGKEVVAMANFKGGRLLLGVEDDGTISGIQRPDTEEWVMNIFASKIHPMLLPFYEEVAMDDGKRVAVVTFAEGPSKPYVLRHEGREEIYIRVGTTSRRATREQQARLHEIGGMLHTELLPVSGAGLDALDRQRLSDFLQHITRDPSLPQSDAEWCRRLSALGFLADSPGGVPVCTIAGMLLFGQSPRRFLRQAGIRMMIFEGKEKSYDARYDRVLDGPILPLWTTSGENRRVRAGDGLLDMADSILMPFVTNQSGEIGEGFRREAAPRFSPEVIREVLLNAVAHRDWTRFADIEFVVYSDRFEVTSPGPLPNMMTIEKMIAGQRSPRNPHLVDILRDYGYVEARGMGIRSKVIPLVRAMTGRDPIFEETDDYLRTIVPAAGAII, from the coding sequence ATGCTCAAAGCCGAACTCCTGGAAATCATAGCGTCGGGCGAGAGCTCAGGCGTCGAGTTTAAGCGGGACGACGTGCGCCCCGAACAGATCGGGAAAGAGGTTGTTGCGATGGCCAACTTCAAGGGGGGGCGACTTCTGCTTGGCGTCGAGGACGACGGGACGATCAGTGGGATTCAGCGCCCGGACACCGAGGAATGGGTGATGAACATCTTCGCTTCCAAAATCCACCCTATGCTGCTGCCCTTCTACGAAGAGGTGGCGATGGACGATGGAAAGCGCGTGGCCGTGGTGACCTTTGCTGAGGGACCAAGTAAACCTTACGTTCTCAGGCATGAGGGACGAGAAGAGATCTACATTCGGGTGGGCACCACCTCTCGTCGGGCAACCCGCGAACAACAGGCGCGCTTGCATGAAATCGGCGGCATGTTGCACACCGAATTGCTACCGGTCTCTGGCGCTGGACTGGACGCGCTTGACCGACAACGTCTTTCCGATTTCCTGCAACACATCACGCGAGATCCCTCGCTGCCGCAGTCAGACGCCGAATGGTGCCGCCGTCTGTCCGCTCTCGGCTTCTTGGCCGATAGCCCCGGAGGCGTACCCGTCTGTACGATTGCGGGGATGCTGCTCTTTGGTCAGTCCCCACGACGGTTTCTGCGTCAGGCCGGCATTCGAATGATGATCTTTGAGGGGAAAGAGAAGTCTTATGACGCGCGCTATGACAGGGTTCTTGACGGTCCAATTCTTCCTCTATGGACTACGTCCGGCGAAAACAGGCGTGTCCGCGCGGGTGACGGACTTCTCGACATGGCTGATTCAATCCTGATGCCCTTTGTTACGAACCAGAGCGGTGAAATCGGCGAGGGCTTTCGCAGAGAGGCAGCGCCCCGTTTTTCTCCTGAAGTCATCAGAGAGGTCCTGCTGAATGCAGTCGCCCACCGGGACTGGACGCGATTTGCCGATATTGAGTTCGTCGTCTATTCCGACAGGTTTGAAGTGACCAGCCCTGGGCCATTGCCCAACATGATGACGATTGAGAAGATGATCGCAGGGCAGCGGTCACCACGAAATCCTCATCTTGTGGATATCCTCCGGGACTATGGATACGTCGAGGCGCGAGGGATGGGCATTCGTAGTAAGGTAATCCCACTCGTTCGTGCAATGACCGGTCGCGACCCAATCTTCGAAGAGACAGACGACTACCTGAGGACCATCGTGCCTGCAGCCGGAGCCATCATATGA
- the pglZ gene encoding BREX-1 system phosphatase PglZ type B, whose amino-acid sequence MKDKTVLLEAVRASLSHAARYNPGDVVAPVAVLWTDADGQWRLVVEQLRGLMPELLTLGDFEPATRTGPAIWLRCVIEPAVRADKFPNLVWPDTVPVIYMPGVSRQTLRAVEECRDAFKPLVELQYRGTVWTQKNGKDWTVRAFLVNDEDGLGLDVAEDKLTLQAMKGALSHLAVTPVARLQDRRLEADDFDKLMIGDTPRDLLLWLGDPEGMRGQWDEAKWLAFRSRCSQDYNFNPEEDGEIGGGEKLGERLDAWYGVWQRFTESPALYPGIPDLLRRAKPKGQLIFDKDPWPDENDAMENALRAALVEVGSMKPADARQRLQQLETEHSSRRSWVWARLGMCPLANALGHLAVLAKRTAATLGGESAEAMAMLYTEGGHLADDGAIRALACIKRAEDAAAVQAAVRSVYLPWLEDTARHFQQCLAMKALPTVAQQKGVVGETGECILFVDGLRFDIGQRLMVMATEAKLEVSAGWRWAALPTVTATAKPAASPVAEKTHGGHLGTDFCPKLTDNDEGLTADRFRKLLSAAGYQVLGSAESGNPMAKDARGWTEYGEFDKLGHDFQAKLATRVNDHLELLLERVQGLLEAGWKRVRVVTDHGWLLVPGGMPKVQLPKYLAESRWSRCASIKDGSHVEVPVAGWSWNPQEQFAYAPGVHCFVAGQEYAHGGVSLQECLVPVLTFASTGAPAGVAVTMSEVQWVGLRCRVSVEPAAEGLVADLRTKPNVSSSSITNPKALDANGKAALLVADDSLDGTMASLVIIDAFGRVVCKQATTVGGNK is encoded by the coding sequence ATGAAGGATAAAACGGTACTCCTTGAGGCGGTTCGCGCCTCCCTCTCCCACGCCGCCCGATACAACCCCGGCGACGTGGTTGCTCCAGTGGCGGTGCTATGGACGGACGCAGATGGTCAGTGGCGGCTGGTTGTGGAGCAACTGCGCGGGCTTATGCCCGAACTGCTGACGCTGGGAGACTTCGAGCCGGCGACGCGGACCGGACCGGCAATTTGGCTGCGGTGTGTAATCGAGCCAGCAGTGCGGGCGGACAAGTTTCCCAACCTCGTCTGGCCTGACACCGTGCCGGTAATCTACATGCCGGGCGTCAGCCGCCAGACGCTCCGAGCGGTCGAGGAATGTCGCGATGCGTTCAAGCCGCTGGTCGAGCTTCAGTACCGCGGGACGGTCTGGACGCAGAAGAACGGCAAGGACTGGACGGTCCGCGCATTCCTTGTGAATGACGAGGATGGTCTGGGGCTGGACGTGGCCGAAGACAAGCTCACCCTTCAGGCGATGAAGGGCGCTCTTTCGCACTTGGCGGTGACGCCGGTTGCGCGGCTGCAGGACCGACGGCTGGAGGCGGACGATTTCGACAAGCTGATGATCGGCGACACGCCGCGTGATCTGCTCCTTTGGCTAGGTGACCCGGAAGGCATGCGCGGGCAGTGGGACGAGGCGAAGTGGTTGGCGTTCCGCAGCCGCTGTTCGCAGGATTACAACTTCAATCCCGAGGAGGACGGCGAGATCGGTGGCGGCGAAAAGCTCGGGGAGCGTTTGGACGCGTGGTACGGCGTGTGGCAACGGTTTACCGAGTCGCCAGCATTGTATCCGGGAATACCGGATCTGCTACGGCGGGCGAAACCGAAGGGACAGTTGATCTTCGATAAGGACCCTTGGCCCGATGAAAACGACGCGATGGAGAATGCGCTGCGGGCGGCACTGGTAGAAGTAGGCTCGATGAAGCCGGCCGACGCACGGCAGCGCCTGCAGCAGTTGGAAACCGAGCACAGCTCACGCCGCAGCTGGGTATGGGCGCGGCTGGGCATGTGCCCTCTGGCGAACGCGCTGGGGCACCTGGCGGTGCTGGCCAAGCGTACCGCAGCAACGCTAGGCGGCGAGTCGGCCGAAGCAATGGCCATGCTGTACACCGAGGGAGGGCATCTTGCCGATGATGGGGCGATTAGGGCGCTGGCGTGCATTAAGAGGGCGGAAGACGCCGCAGCCGTCCAAGCGGCCGTGCGATCCGTCTATCTGCCATGGCTGGAAGACACTGCCCGTCACTTCCAGCAATGCCTAGCGATGAAAGCCTTGCCCACGGTGGCGCAGCAAAAAGGCGTCGTGGGCGAAACGGGTGAGTGCATCCTTTTCGTGGACGGGCTGCGGTTCGATATCGGCCAGCGGCTCATGGTGATGGCTACTGAAGCAAAGCTGGAGGTGTCCGCAGGTTGGCGCTGGGCGGCGCTGCCCACGGTCACGGCGACGGCCAAACCGGCGGCATCGCCAGTTGCGGAGAAAACGCACGGCGGGCACCTGGGGACCGATTTCTGCCCGAAACTAACCGACAACGACGAGGGGCTGACCGCTGACCGTTTCCGCAAGCTCCTTTCAGCAGCGGGCTACCAGGTACTCGGCTCGGCTGAGTCAGGCAATCCGATGGCGAAGGACGCCCGTGGCTGGACGGAGTACGGCGAGTTCGACAAGCTCGGACACGATTTTCAGGCGAAACTGGCAACGCGAGTCAACGATCATTTGGAGCTTCTGCTCGAACGGGTACAAGGACTGCTGGAAGCCGGCTGGAAGCGAGTGCGCGTTGTGACCGATCACGGATGGTTGCTAGTACCCGGCGGAATGCCGAAAGTGCAACTGCCGAAGTACCTGGCCGAGAGCCGCTGGTCGCGATGTGCGTCGATCAAGGATGGTTCTCACGTCGAGGTGCCTGTCGCCGGCTGGTCATGGAATCCGCAGGAGCAGTTTGCCTACGCGCCAGGGGTGCACTGTTTCGTGGCCGGGCAGGAATACGCCCACGGCGGCGTGAGCCTGCAGGAGTGCCTGGTTCCCGTCCTGACGTTTGCATCGACGGGCGCTCCGGCCGGCGTGGCTGTTACGATGAGCGAAGTCCAGTGGGTAGGTCTGCGGTGCCGGGTAAGTGTTGAACCTGCGGCGGAAGGACTAGTCGCCGACCTGCGAACGAAGCCCAACGTTTCCAGTTCAAGCATCACCAATCCCAAAGCCCTGGATGCCAACGGGAAGGCGGCACTGCTGGTTGCTGACGATTCTCTCGATGGGACGATGGCTAGCCTGGTGATTATCGATGCGTTCGGGCGCGTGGTCTGTAAACAAGCCACCACCGTTGGAGGTAACAAATAA
- a CDS encoding site-specific integrase, producing MTTPSSLAPLLEHFFTQRLTQQRQASPHTISSYRDTFRQLLKFTEQRLHKAPSNLMFEQLDAPLIATFLDHLEKNQGLSVRSRNLRLTAIHSFFRYAALEAPHHSAQIQRVLAIPSKRFTRTLVRFLSRPEVDALLAVPDQRTWRGRRDHAFILMAAQTGLRLSEMTGLKRPDLLLEAGAHVRVIGKGRKERCTPLAKPTVSVLKAWMREPQRGSQQLLFPNARGERLTVHGVQYMLSKHCAAAAKVCPSLIQKRVTVHVFRHTVAMDLLQEGVDLAVIALWLGHESVETTQIYVEATLAMKEKALAKTAPPDGRVSRFRPDDALLHFLNSL from the coding sequence ATGACGACTCCTTCCAGTCTTGCGCCGCTTTTGGAACACTTCTTCACCCAGCGTTTGACGCAACAGCGTCAGGCAAGTCCCCACACGATCAGTTCTTATCGCGACACCTTTCGTCAATTGCTCAAGTTCACCGAACAGCGACTTCATAAGGCGCCATCAAACCTGATGTTCGAACAACTCGATGCCCCCTTGATTGCAACATTCCTCGATCACCTGGAGAAGAATCAGGGGCTGAGCGTGCGGAGTCGGAATTTGCGGCTGACTGCGATTCACTCGTTCTTTCGTTACGCAGCCCTTGAAGCGCCGCATCATTCCGCGCAGATCCAGCGCGTGCTTGCCATTCCCAGCAAACGATTCACCCGGACCTTGGTCCGCTTTCTATCGAGGCCGGAAGTGGACGCTCTGCTCGCAGTTCCCGACCAGAGAACTTGGCGTGGGCGCCGCGATCACGCATTTATCCTCATGGCGGCACAAACGGGTCTACGGCTCTCGGAAATGACCGGACTCAAACGCCCGGATCTTTTGCTGGAAGCTGGAGCTCATGTCCGGGTGATCGGAAAAGGCCGCAAGGAACGATGCACACCATTGGCGAAACCGACAGTGTCAGTGCTGAAAGCCTGGATGCGAGAACCGCAAAGAGGCAGCCAGCAGTTGCTGTTTCCCAATGCCAGGGGCGAACGTCTCACCGTCCACGGTGTTCAGTACATGTTATCCAAGCATTGTGCGGCGGCCGCGAAGGTGTGCCCGTCGCTAATACAGAAACGCGTAACCGTCCATGTATTCCGACACACCGTTGCCATGGATCTTCTTCAAGAAGGCGTGGATCTGGCTGTGATCGCTCTCTGGCTCGGTCACGAATCCGTGGAAACAACCCAAATCTACGTGGAGGCAACACTGGCCATGAAGGAGAAGGCGCTCGCCAAGACGGCGCCGCCGGATGGCAGGGTAAGCCGATTTCGACCCGACGATGCGCTCCTTCACTTTCTTAACAGCCTCTAG
- the brxL gene encoding BREX system Lon protease-like protein BrxL translates to MELDHLDRLAASAFDGFLVRKDLVRRYSRQYPVPTYVVEFLLGRYCATVDEQEIEEGLKIVERQLQDRTVRTTDQELFKAKARDKGSVKLIDIVKARLDAKTDSFLVELPSLGLRDVRIADTLVQEHERMLSDGFYAEVTLTYDAAIAEETHGRPFAIQSLRAIQLSKLDVLERLRKGRGQFTTAEWKDFLLRSIGLEPAAMTDRAKMVVLLRMVPFVERNCNLVELGPRGTGKSHLFQQISPYSHLISGGKATVAKMFVNMSNGQRGLVCLYDVVCFDEVSGISFDQKDGVNIMKGYMAAGEFSRGKDSIRASGSIVMVGNFDVDVAQQQRIGHLLSTLPPEMRNDTAFMDRIHAYAPGWDFPKLKADDHLTDHFGLVTDFLSECWTNLREGTRISALQNRVHWGGALSGRDIEAVNKTMSGLLKLLFPDPDAAIPDEELEAVVRIALEARRRVKEQQKRCLKTEFRNTHFSYFLGVDGVEQFVSTPELHSDETIEADPLPPGQVWAISPGGREAPASLYRIESTCGPGSGVKILNAPVPPAFRESVRYGEQNLYSQAKELVGDRDPRGHEFSVQLRAMDADRSGHGLGLPALLALCGSLMERSTKGGLIVVGSLNLGGSVEMIPNPVAVAELAVEKGAAQLLMPISARRQLLDLPDEMATKVNIVFYADPADAFMKAILE, encoded by the coding sequence ATGGAACTCGACCATCTGGATCGACTTGCTGCTTCGGCCTTCGATGGCTTCCTCGTTCGCAAGGACCTGGTGCGGCGGTACAGCCGGCAGTATCCGGTGCCTACGTACGTCGTGGAATTTCTGCTCGGGCGATACTGCGCAACGGTTGACGAGCAGGAGATCGAAGAAGGGCTAAAGATCGTCGAGCGGCAGTTACAGGATCGCACGGTCCGCACAACCGATCAGGAGCTCTTCAAGGCAAAGGCTCGCGATAAAGGTTCTGTGAAGTTGATCGACATCGTCAAGGCTCGGCTGGACGCGAAGACCGATTCATTCCTGGTGGAACTGCCGAGCCTGGGATTGCGGGACGTGCGGATTGCAGATACGCTCGTTCAGGAGCACGAGCGGATGCTGAGCGACGGCTTCTATGCAGAGGTGACGCTGACTTACGATGCTGCGATTGCGGAGGAGACACATGGCCGACCGTTCGCCATCCAGAGCCTGCGGGCAATCCAGCTATCGAAGTTGGATGTGCTGGAAAGGCTCAGGAAGGGCCGCGGACAGTTTACCACGGCCGAGTGGAAGGACTTCCTGCTTCGCTCGATCGGCCTGGAGCCCGCGGCAATGACGGACCGCGCGAAGATGGTCGTGCTGCTGCGAATGGTTCCTTTCGTGGAGCGGAACTGCAACCTCGTCGAACTCGGCCCGCGCGGGACCGGCAAGAGCCACCTATTCCAGCAGATTTCGCCCTATTCTCACCTGATATCAGGCGGCAAGGCGACAGTTGCCAAAATGTTCGTGAACATGTCCAACGGGCAGCGCGGTCTGGTGTGCCTGTATGATGTGGTGTGCTTCGATGAGGTGTCAGGCATTTCGTTCGACCAGAAGGACGGCGTGAACATCATGAAAGGTTATATGGCCGCCGGCGAGTTCTCCCGCGGCAAGGACAGCATCCGGGCTTCCGGCAGCATCGTCATGGTGGGTAACTTTGATGTGGACGTGGCGCAACAGCAGCGGATCGGCCACTTGCTCAGCACCTTGCCGCCTGAAATGCGCAACGACACGGCCTTCATGGACCGCATTCACGCCTATGCACCCGGCTGGGACTTCCCGAAGCTCAAGGCCGACGACCACCTCACCGACCACTTCGGATTGGTGACCGATTTCCTGTCCGAATGTTGGACGAACCTACGCGAGGGCACTCGGATATCGGCATTGCAAAACCGGGTGCACTGGGGTGGGGCGCTGAGCGGTCGCGACATTGAAGCGGTGAACAAGACCATGAGCGGTTTGCTCAAGCTGTTGTTCCCAGATCCTGACGCCGCGATTCCCGACGAGGAGCTGGAGGCGGTCGTACGGATCGCCCTTGAGGCGCGGCGGCGGGTGAAAGAACAGCAGAAGCGGTGCTTGAAGACTGAATTTCGCAACACTCATTTCAGCTACTTCTTGGGCGTAGACGGCGTGGAACAATTTGTTTCGACGCCAGAGTTGCACAGCGACGAAACCATTGAAGCCGACCCGCTGCCTCCCGGACAGGTGTGGGCAATCAGCCCAGGCGGCAGGGAGGCACCTGCTTCCCTCTACCGCATCGAATCTACCTGCGGGCCGGGCAGCGGTGTCAAGATCCTAAACGCGCCCGTGCCGCCGGCCTTTCGCGAGAGTGTCCGGTACGGCGAGCAAAACCTCTATTCACAGGCCAAGGAACTGGTCGGAGACCGCGACCCACGCGGCCACGAGTTTTCGGTGCAGTTGCGGGCGATGGATGCGGACCGGTCCGGGCATGGCCTGGGCTTGCCCGCACTGTTGGCGCTATGCGGAAGCCTGATGGAGCGAAGCACGAAAGGCGGCCTGATCGTTGTGGGTTCGCTCAACTTGGGCGGTTCGGTAGAGATGATCCCTAACCCGGTCGCCGTGGCCGAGTTAGCGGTCGAGAAAGGCGCTGCCCAGCTTCTAATGCCAATATCAGCAAGAAGGCAACTCCTAGACCTGCCGGACGAAATGGCGACCAAGGTGAACATCGTGTTCTATGCGGACCCGGCGGACGCCTTCATGAAAGCAATCCTCGAATAA
- a CDS encoding tyrosine-type recombinase/integrase, whose translation MNTLREALQQYLSLRRSLGFKLREDGARLLDFVTFMEQRNASYITHELALSWAQAPTALPTEWARRLGFVRVFARHRSATDPRTQIPPNGLLPQPSTRIRPYIYSDAEIQALLNAALKMRPLTPLQPWTYYCLIGLLSVSGMRVGETLNLELQDVDLDAAVLTIRSGKFGKSRLVPLHASTCEALADYIARRDRFAAGRSTSPHLFLSRLGTRLNDRTVHVTFIALSRQAGLRGPSDSKGPRFHDFRHRFALLILLNWYRRGEDAERLLPVLSTYLGHVHLNETYWYLQSWPELMHEAMARLEHRWEEKP comes from the coding sequence ATGAACACACTTCGAGAGGCCCTGCAGCAGTATTTGAGCCTGCGCCGCAGCCTGGGATTCAAACTGCGCGAGGATGGCGCAAGGCTGTTGGACTTTGTTACGTTCATGGAGCAACGCAATGCGTCCTACATTACCCACGAATTAGCTCTCAGTTGGGCGCAGGCCCCCACCGCTCTACCTACCGAGTGGGCGCGGAGGCTGGGTTTTGTCCGGGTCTTCGCGCGTCACCGGAGCGCGACCGACCCTCGAACACAGATTCCACCCAATGGGCTGTTGCCGCAGCCGTCCACGCGCATCCGGCCGTATATCTATTCGGATGCTGAAATCCAGGCCTTGCTCAATGCCGCGCTCAAGATGCGTCCCCTGACGCCATTGCAGCCGTGGACCTACTATTGCCTGATAGGTCTGCTGAGCGTTTCAGGCATGCGTGTTGGGGAAACCCTCAACCTTGAACTTCAAGACGTCGACCTCGACGCGGCTGTGCTAACGATTCGCAGCGGTAAGTTTGGCAAGTCTCGGCTCGTGCCTTTGCACGCTTCAACTTGCGAAGCACTTGCTGATTACATCGCGCGGCGCGACCGTTTTGCGGCGGGAAGATCAACATCGCCTCATCTGTTCTTATCCCGTCTCGGCACCCGATTAAATGACAGGACGGTTCATGTAACATTTATCGCGCTATCCCGGCAGGCTGGATTGCGCGGCCCGTCAGATAGCAAGGGCCCGCGCTTTCATGATTTCCGTCACCGATTTGCTCTGCTGATCTTGCTGAACTGGTACCGCAGGGGAGAGGATGCCGAGCGGCTTTTACCCGTCTTATCCACCTATCTCGGCCATGTGCACCTGAACGAGACCTATTGGTATCTACAGAGTTGGCCTGAACTGATGCATGAGGCGATGGCCCGCCTCGAGCACCGATGGGAGGAAAAACCATGA
- a CDS encoding site-specific integrase, with product MKYRYIPNEPVFIIQPPRGPLAAYVQPFCAWAFDQGYERHSVRRRVALAADFSQWLQRKDVSVTEVSSEHPAEYLRHLWRQRPIHGGDSPSLKQFMEFLRHQGIIAVDQPNPEPTTPVEQCLREFETYLQDQRGLAVTTVSQYTLYVRLFLRKCFGDDPIVLTDLRADDVTGFIQQESSPTHFVRPKAIAISLRSFFRFAHYRGAITADLAASVPKVASWSMSGIPRAISEDQTRKLLSSIERGHGKGLRNYAILLLLARLGLRSGEIASLEIEDIDWISGSLKVRGKGREALYPLPQDVGEAIVAYLRHGRPPSTSRRLFLRCMAPFRGFRGSPAIGGIVHYAIKRAGVEAPTRGSHQFRHGLASQMLHHGSSLKEIGELLGHRSIEVTKIYAKVDIDALRKLALSWPGGVQ from the coding sequence ATGAAATACAGATACATCCCCAACGAACCAGTATTCATAATCCAGCCACCAAGAGGTCCGCTTGCCGCTTACGTCCAGCCGTTTTGCGCATGGGCGTTTGATCAAGGATATGAGCGGCATAGCGTGCGCCGCCGAGTTGCCCTGGCGGCGGACTTTAGTCAATGGCTTCAGCGGAAAGATGTCAGCGTCACAGAGGTCAGCTCGGAACATCCGGCGGAATACCTGCGACATCTCTGGCGTCAAAGGCCGATCCACGGTGGCGACAGCCCCTCTCTGAAGCAGTTTATGGAGTTTTTGAGACACCAAGGAATCATCGCCGTAGATCAACCGAATCCGGAACCTACCACGCCGGTCGAGCAGTGCCTGCGGGAGTTCGAGACTTATCTGCAAGATCAACGTGGACTGGCCGTGACCACGGTATCGCAATACACGTTGTACGTCCGTTTGTTTCTGAGAAAATGTTTCGGTGACGATCCGATAGTACTGACAGACCTGCGGGCCGATGATGTTACCGGATTTATACAGCAAGAATCGTCGCCTACCCATTTCGTGCGACCCAAGGCTATCGCAATATCGCTGCGATCGTTCTTTCGGTTTGCTCACTACCGTGGTGCGATTACCGCGGACCTGGCTGCCTCTGTCCCGAAGGTCGCCAGCTGGTCGATGAGCGGCATTCCAAGGGCGATCTCCGAGGATCAGACCCGCAAGTTGCTATCCAGCATCGAGCGAGGACATGGCAAAGGCCTTCGCAATTATGCGATCCTGCTCCTGCTTGCAAGACTAGGGTTGCGATCGGGCGAAATCGCATCCCTCGAGATTGAAGACATTGACTGGATTTCCGGATCACTCAAGGTGCGCGGCAAAGGACGGGAAGCCCTGTACCCATTGCCGCAAGACGTGGGCGAGGCGATTGTCGCATACCTGCGTCACGGGCGACCGCCCTCGACAAGCCGACGTTTGTTTTTGCGGTGCATGGCTCCTTTTCGCGGTTTTCGAGGTTCGCCGGCCATTGGCGGCATAGTCCACTATGCCATTAAACGCGCAGGCGTCGAGGCGCCGACCCGGGGATCTCATCAGTTCCGCCACGGCCTCGCTTCTCAGATGCTCCATCATGGCAGCTCTCTAAAAGAAATCGGCGAACTGCTGGGCCATCGGAGTATTGAAGTCACGAAGATCTACGCCAAGGTGGATATCGATGCATTACGCAAGCTCGCGTTGTCCTGGCCAGGAGGTGTGCAATGA